TGCCACCATCGGTTGAATTACAAATAATAAACTTGCACTTAGAAAAAGGCCAACAGAAAAAAGAAATTGCATTGATGAAATCCTAAATCCTTTTTAGAGTAAAATAATCAATCGAATTGTGGCCGATAATTAAAAACTAAGATAGTTTATTTAATTGAAATTTTAAATCCAAATTTTAAATGTCGGATTCCTTTGGGATTTTCAGCCATTTCAAATGTTTATATTGATTTAGAGGGCACTATGGCAGACATCATTAATCTTAGTAAAAAAAGAAAGGCTAAAATTCGTTTGAAAAAAGAAAAAAAGGCCTCTGAAAATCGTGTTAGATTCGGAAGGACAAAAAAAGAAAAACAGTTAGAAACACAAGAAAATACACGTAGTGAACGATATCT
The nucleotide sequence above comes from Legionella hackeliae. Encoded proteins:
- a CDS encoding DUF4169 family protein; this translates as MADIINLSKKRKAKIRLKKEKKASENRVRFGRTKKEKQLETQENTRSERYLDGHKLENNEKE